ATTTTTGTTTATCACAGTAGGAATGGTAATGGCTTTTATAATGAATAAAGCTGACAGGATAACAACAACACTTGCCAAAGGAAATTAAAAAGTGGGAGGAAATTGTGGATATACGAACTAAAAAGTTTAACTTGATAATGCTTTCTGTATCAATATTTCTTGTCATAACATTCACAGGGCTACATCTGTTGTCAAAAATTTATGTAATAAATGTAACACCGTCAATTCCATTAGGAATATATAAACTGGAAAAATTTGATGGAGTATTGAAAAAAGGGGATTTAGTTGTTTATGAGGTGGATGATAAATATAAAGGTTTGACAAGCATAAAAGGTACAACGTTTAAATCGGTAAAGCCTGTTGCTGCATTCTATAAGGACAGAGTTGAGATAAAAAATAACAGGATATATGTAAATGACGAGGATTATGGAGAAATTTTTCAAAAAATATCCCCTGTTTTTAATGGCAAGATAAAAGAAGACGAAGTCTTGACTTTATCTAAGGTTAGAGGAACATTTGATGGAAGATATTATGGTGCAATAAAAAAGTCAAAAATAGAGAAAAAAGCAAGGTTAATATATGAATTTAGAATATGAAAATGAAATGTTTAAATTGAAATCTAATGAGAAAGAGAAAATTGAAATACATAAAAAAATAGTCAAAACAGATGAAAAAATAAGGAAAATCAGAAGAGAAATAGCAAATGATACAAGAAGACTAAATACATCGGAAAAGAATGAGAAATGGAAACAGAGGACAAGAAAACTGATTGAAATGGCAGTCTTGCTTGAAATAGCAGATATTTTAAATGAAGATAAGGCAACATTGCTGGGATATTTTATGAAATTTCATTTTTTAAGTAAGGAAGAAATTAAAGATTGTAAAATTATGGGAGGTGAGGAGTTTCAAATGAGAGAGGAAAAGAAAAAAATGCTAAAACGAAGATTGGAGAAAAATAATGGGTTTAAATGAAATGATGAAAAGTGAAGGTATAGAAAGCAAAGATTTTAAAGAAGTAGAGCTAAAAGAAATTAACAGGACAAATGAACTTGAAGGTGAGGAATTAAAGGAAAGGGTAAAATTAGAAAAATCTGAAATAAAATCTGAACTTGCCGAAGAACTTGAACAATTCATACACGATGAGGAAAGGAAATATAATCAGGAAAAAAGGAGAATTGAAAGTGAATATGATGAAAAAATATATCAGCTTGAACAGAAACAGAAACAAAATTATCGAAATAGAAGAGAAAAATTATATGAAATGGAAGATTCCTTAAAAATCAGAGAAAATGAAATTGAAGCAGAAATGCAGAAATTGAGTGAAAAAATAACAGAAAAAGAAAATGAACTAAAAAAATTAAATGAAGAAATAGACAGAAAATTAGGTTTTAAAGAATATTTGAATGAAAATGACTTTATATACAGAAATAAATTAGAGGCTGTTCTGATACTTAGAAAATTGAAAAACAAAAATCTAAAGATATTGGGCAAAAGAGAATACGAGGCTGTATTTAAAAATATTGTTGGCGGAGTGAATGAACTTATAAGAATGAATAATCTGATAATAGATTACAAGAAGTTTATAAAAGGGCAGGAAACAAAAAGGGAAATAAAATTTTAAAAATAATTTATGAAAGGACTGAAATAATGTTACTGAGTGTATTTCAAAAGAATGAAAAAAAAGATTATTTGAAAAAAATAGGGGTAAAATTTTCTAAAGATGAAAAAATAGAAGTAAGGAAGATGATAAAATCAAATTTGACTCTTGAACAGTTTAAATTGTGTGTAACTCCTGTGCTTAATGAAGAGATATTGCAGGAACGGGGGAAAAATAATTTTGATGACAGCAAATGGGAAAAATTGGTTATGAAAAAACTGGATGTAAATCAGATGAAGGAAATTCGGAAAGGATTTGAAAAAGGATTATCTGAAGAGGATGTTGAGCTGTATGTAAAAAGTGAATATGACAGCAAGACAATGGAAAAAATTAGAAATATGCTTGAAAAAGATAAAAATAACGAGTATCTTCGAGAATACTTAATGTTAAAAGATAAAAAGGAAATAAGATCCATTACTAATGAAAAATTGGAAAAATATATTAAGGAAAGCAAAATGAGTGAGCTTAGAAATAAGGCTGATAAAATGGAAAAATGGTATGAAGTCTCAATATATACAGGTAAAAATATATTTAAATATTATTCTTCTGAAAAAATAAGAGATGATGAGAAATATGTTATGAAAAAAGTCAAAGAAAATGGAAAAAATCTTGAATATGCAAGTGAAAGGCTTAAAAATAACAGGGATTTAGTTTTGGAAGCAGTGAAACAGGATGGACGTACTTTACAATTTGCAAGCGAGGAATTAAAAAATGATAAGGAAATAGTGATGGAATCTGTAAAAAACTACCCTAATTCCTATCAATACGCAAGTTTTGAAATGCAAAAAGATGAAGATGTCGTAACGGAAGTTTTAAAAAGAAATGAAGACGCTCTAAGTTATGGAGATGAAAATATTAAACAGGAAATAGAGGAAATTAAGGAAAAATACAAGGACAGTGATTTTGATGGGCTGACAGATAGGGAAGAAAAATTTGTGTATGGAAC
Above is a genomic segment from Leptotrichia trevisanii DSM 22070 containing:
- a CDS encoding S26 family signal peptidase, with translation MDIRTKKFNLIMLSVSIFLVITFTGLHLLSKIYVINVTPSIPLGIYKLEKFDGVLKKGDLVVYEVDDKYKGLTSIKGTTFKSVKPVAAFYKDRVEIKNNRIYVNDEDYGEIFQKISPVFNGKIKEDEVLTLSKVRGTFDGRYYGAIKKSKIEKKARLIYEFRI
- a CDS encoding conjugal transfer protein TraD; the encoded protein is MNLEYENEMFKLKSNEKEKIEIHKKIVKTDEKIRKIRREIANDTRRLNTSEKNEKWKQRTRKLIEMAVLLEIADILNEDKATLLGYFMKFHFLSKEEIKDCKIMGGEEFQMREEKKKMLKRRLEKNNGFK
- a CDS encoding DUF4116 domain-containing protein → MLLSVFQKNEKKDYLKKIGVKFSKDEKIEVRKMIKSNLTLEQFKLCVTPVLNEEILQERGKNNFDDSKWEKLVMKKLDVNQMKEIRKGFEKGLSEEDVELYVKSEYDSKTMEKIRNMLEKDKNNEYLREYLMLKDKKEIRSITNEKLEKYIKESKMSELRNKADKMEKWYEVSIYTGKNIFKYYSSEKIRDDEKYVMKKVKENGKNLEYASERLKNNRDLVLEAVKQDGRTLQFASEELKNDKEIVMESVKNYPNSYQYASFEMQKDEDVVTEVLKRNEDALSYGDENIKQEIEEIKEKYKDSDFDGLTDREEKFVYGTNPYLKDTDLDGKSDYEEIKINYTNPKIKSKDIEIER